TTTCATCACCCCGGTCGCCGATACCGAGGGCGTGACCGTGCGGCCCCTTATCAAGATCACCGGCGAAACCGGTTTCAACGAGGTCCTGTTCGAAGACGTCGTCGTGCCCGACGACCTGAGGCTTGACGAGGTAGGCAAGGGTTGGACGGTGGCCATGACCACCCTGACCCACGAACGTGGAGCCGCCGAAGGAGCGGGAAGCGGCGGTGGCCTGTCGATCGAAGAACGCTTTGAGTCGTTGCTGGCGCTGGCCAGGAGTTGCCCGCGCGGCAGCGGCTGTGCCTGGGACGACCCGGTTATCCGTGACCGCGTGATGGCAATCGCCACCAGGGTGGAAGGCTTACGCCAGACCGTGAGGCGAAGTCGAGTGGAAGCGCTGTGCGACCACCCCATGCGTATACCGCTCGCGGGCAAGGTAACGATAACCGAACTGCTGCAGGACATGTCGGCGCTCGCAATGGAGATCGAGGGCGCGGCTTCGACGCTGTACCTCGACGACCCCAACGCGCCCGACGAAGCCGAGTGGGTGCGCGCCTACATGAACTCCTACGGCATGACGATCGCGGCCGGCACCAGCGAGGTGCAACGCAACATACTGGGCGAGCGCGTACTCGGCATGGCCAAATCCAAGTAACAAGAGAGCGAGAGACACACGATGGCAACTACCCAACCCAGGGACTTCGGCTTCGGCGAAGAAGAACAGATGGTACGAGACTCGGTGGCGCGCTACCTGGCCGACAACGCGGGCATAGAAAGCCTGCGCGCGCTGGTGGCCGGTGACCCCGAAAAAGCATACGGCAGCGGTGAGAACCCGGCCCCGTGGAACGAGCAGACCTGGCAGGGCCTGGTCGAGCTGGGCGTGAGTTCGCTGGCGGTGCCCGAGAGCAACGGTGGTGCCGGCATGAAGATGGTGGCCGTGGCCGCGGTTGCCGAAGAAGCCGGCCGCGTGGCCCTTCCCTCGCCTCTGGTGGCGACGCTGGTCGCCACCTGCGTCGCCCGCGAAGCCGATAGCCCGGGAGCATCTGCACTGCTGGGTGAG
Above is a genomic segment from Candidatus Binatota bacterium containing:
- a CDS encoding acyl-CoA dehydrogenase codes for the protein MAERKDSPEQAEFREYCRAWLGENRPAPPSFRLPQGAIEVMTEEQRVYLADWQYKCWKAGLVGTDYPEQYGGGGREKCQAVANQEMSRARVPYLLNVIGLGMAAPTILHHGTEEQKCRFLPKLLSCEEIWCQGFSEPGAGSDLASVQASAVRDGDNWILNGHKVWTSLAHFASWMIILLRTSKDHKYNGLSYFITPVADTEGVTVRPLIKITGETGFNEVLFEDVVVPDDLRLDEVGKGWTVAMTTLTHERGAAEGAGSGGGLSIEERFESLLALARSCPRGSGCAWDDPVIRDRVMAIATRVEGLRQTVRRSRVEALCDHPMRIPLAGKVTITELLQDMSALAMEIEGAASTLYLDDPNAPDEAEWVRAYMNSYGMTIAAGTSEVQRNILGERVLGMAKSK